In a genomic window of Brettanomyces nanus chromosome 1, complete sequence:
- the BRX1 gene encoding Ribosome biogenesis protein brx1, which translates to MSAIYRALTQDTNSKGISKPQAGSFGPKRVNKQRVLLISSRGIVFRHRHLIADINALLPHSRKEPKLDTKKSLYELNELAEMYNCNNIMYFECRKHKDLYMWLSKPPNGPTIKFFVQNLHTMDELDFTGNCLKGSRPILSFDKTFETEEKYQLMKEMFIQQFGVPPRARRSKPFVDHVMTFSILDGKVWIRNYQINESKESQENEQSDEDLTLVEIGPRLVLTPIIILEGSFGGPKIFENKQYISPNVVRAQLKQQAAAHARGRQQDAQDKKLKKREEVLKADPLANDFLFKE; encoded by the coding sequence ATGTCTGCCATATATAGAGCCCTAACCCAGGACACAAATTCAAAAGGCATCTCAAAGCCTCAAGCTGGTAGCTTTGGCCCAAAAAGAGTGAACAAACAGAGAGTTCTCctaatttcttcaagaggTATTGTTTTCAGACACCGTCATTTGATTGCAGACATTAACGCTCTATTGCCTCATTCTAGAAAAGAACCCAAGTTGGACacaaagaaaagtttgTATGAGTTGAATGAACTTGCAGAGATGTACAATTGCAACAATATCATGTATTTTGAATGCAGAAAACACAAAGACTTGTACATGTGGCTTTCAAAACCACCTAACGGACCTACTATCAAGTTTTTTGTTCAGAATTTGCATACTATGGACGAATTGGATTTCACAGGAAACTGTCTCAAGGGTTCAAGAcctattctttcttttgacAAGACGTTTGAGACCGAAGAAAAGTACCAGCTCATGAAGGAGATGTTTATCCAGCAATTTGGTGTTCCTCCACGTGCTAGAAGGTCAAAGCCTTTCGTCGATCATGTCATGACATTTTCTATTCTAGACGGAAAAGTTTGGATAAGGAACTATCAAATCAATGAGTCTAAGGAGTCTCAAGAAAATGAACAGAGTGATGAGGATCTCACTTTGGTGGAAATTGGTCCCAGACTCGTTTTGACTCCAATTATCATATTGGAGGGATCTTTTGGGGGTCCTAAGATCTTTGAGAACAAACAATATATCTCTCCTAATGTTGTGCGGGCCCAGCTCAAGCAGCAGGCAGCAGCCCATGCCAGAGGTAGACAACAGGATGCTCAGGacaaaaagttgaagaaaagagaagaggttCTTAAGGCAGATCCGTTGGCAAACGACTTCCTCTTCAAGGAGTGA